The segment AGTGGTCGTCAGAAATATTTCAGCTGGAAGTTTTTCAAAACGCCTAGGAGTAGAAGAAGGGCAAGTGCTACCGACACCGATCGTTGAATTTTATTACAAAAAAGATGAACTAGATGATCCCTTCATCAATGATGCCCACGTTGGTTTCTTAGAGTTAGCAACGCCTGAAGAGATAGCGGAGCTTAAAAAACAAGCGTTGCAAATCAATGACCATCTGATAGAACTATTCAAAAAAATCAATTTACGATTAGTCGATTTTAAAGTGGAATTTGGACGTACTGCGACTGGCGAGATCGAATTAGCAGATGAAATTTCTCCGGATACATGTCGCTTATGGGATCTTACCACTAAGGAACATATGGATAAGGATGTCTACCGGCGAAAGATCGGCAACATCATTCCTGTCTATCAAGAAGTACTCGATCGTTTAAATCAATTATCACTCGAAAATAAAGGAGAATAAATCATGTATTTTGTAAAAGTGTACGTAACATATAAAGATTCAGTATTAGATCCACAAGGAGAGGCAGTTAAAAATGCGGTACATCGTTTAGGCTACGACAACATTGAAGATATTCGTATCGGGAAGTATTTTGAAATCCAAGTCTCAGCTAGTGAAGAGGAAGTAGAAGCAACGATCGAAGCGATTTGCGATCGTTTATTAGCAAATGTCAATATGGAAACGTATCGTTATGAAATCAACAAAATGGAGGAAGTTTAGCATGAAATTTGCCGTGATTGTTTTTCCTGGATCGAATTGTGATGCGGACTTGCTTTGGGCGATCCGTGATGTGATGGGCGCAGAAGCAGACTATGTTCGTTATGACGAATCTTCTCTTGAAGGGTATGACGGAGTATTGATCCCTGGCGGCTTTTCTTACGGCGATTACTTACGTTGTGGAGCGATTGCTCGTTTTTCAACAATCATGGATGAAGTGATTCGTTTTGCGGAAGAAGGAAAACCTGTTTTTGGTACATGTAATGGATTCCAAGTGTTGACGGAGGCTGGATTGCTACCAGGCGTATTAAGAAGAAATGATTCATTACGTTTTATCTGTAAGTCAGCATCACTGAAAGTTAACAATCAAACATCCTTTACTTCAGAGTACGACAAAAATGAAGTGATCCAGTTGCCGGTGGCCCATGGAGAAGGCAATTATTTTTGTGACGAAGAGACGCTTCAAGAACTGATCGACAACAACCAAATCGTGTTTACCTACGAGGGAGAAAATCTCAACGGCAGTGTGGCCAACATTGCAGGGATTACAAACAAAGCAGGAAATGTGTTAGGGATGATGCCCCATCCAGAACGAGCAATGGAAGCATTACTTGGCTCAGAAGATGGCAAACGTTTCTTCGCTTCGCTATTGAAGAATTTCGGAAAGGTGACTGCATAAATGAAAACAATGATGGAGCCAACTGCATTAGAAATCAAAGAACAAAAGATTTATACGCAATGGGGACTGACGGATGAAGAATACCGGATGATCGAAGAAGACATCTTAGGTAGAATGCCTAATTATACAGAGACCGGTCTGTTCTCAGTCATGTGGAGTGAACACTGTTCTTACAAAAACTCCAAGCCGATCTTAAGAAAATTCCCAACAAGTGGGCCGAATGTCTTACAAGGGCCTGGTGAAGGCGCGGGGATCGTTGACATTGGAGACGGACAAGCAGTGGTTTTTAAAGCAGAAAGCCACAATCATCCTTCGGCAGTCGAACCTTATGAAGGCGCAGCAACAGGTGTTGGGGGCATTATTCGTGATATTTTCAGTATGGGTGCACGTCCGATTGCTCTACTTGATTCACTGCGTTTTGGCGAATTAGATAATCCTCGTACAAAATACCTGTTAGAAGAAGTTGTTGCTGGTATCGGAGGGTATGGTAATTGTATTGGCGTACCGACAGTTGGTGGTGAGATCGCCTTTGATCCTTGTTATGAGGGGAATCCATTGGTAAATGCCATGTGTGTTGGGTTGATCGATCATAAAGATATCCAAAAAGGACAAGCATCAGGTGTTGGCAATTCGATCATGTATGTAGGCGCTAAGACAGGTCGGGATGGTATCCATGGTGCGACATTTGCCTCCGAAGAATTTAGTCAGGAAGAAGAACAACAACGTTCAGCTGTGCAAGTGGGCGATCCTTTTATGGAGAAATTATTGTTAGAAGCTTGTTTGGAATTGATTTTGGACCACTCAGACATTCTTGTCGGCATCCAAGATATGGGTGCGGCAGGACTTGTTTCATCAAGTTCAGAAATGGCCTCAAAAGCAGGCTCTGGTTTGGTATTGACCTTGGACGATGTACCGCAGCGTGAATCGCAGATGACCCCTTATGAAATGATGTTATCTGAATCCCAAGAACGGATGTTGATCTGTGTGAAGGCTGGTTCAGAAGCGCGTGTCCAAGCACTATTCCAAAAATACGATCTAGACGCGGTGACGATTGGAAAAGTAACAGATGATGGTCAGTACCGTTTGTATCATCATGGAAAAGAAGTAGCCAATCTTCCGGTAGATGCCTTGGCAGAAGATGCGCCTGTCTATCAGAAAGAAATGGTTGAACCAGAACGGATGGCAAAATTCCGTGAATTAGGTCAATACCAACCAGTGATCTCTGATCCAAATGAAGTATTGACTGCGTTGTTGAAGCAACCGACGATCGCATCAAAACGTTCGATTTATGAGACGTATGATTCGCGTGTCCAAACCAATACAGTGGTTGCTCCAGGTAGTGATGCCGCAGTTTTGCGTATTCGCGGGACCAAAAAAGCGTTAGCGATGACGACAGACTGTAATGCTCGTTATATTTATCTAGATCCAGAAATTGGTGGTCAGATTGTTGTTGCGGAAGCAGCAAGAAATATTGTCGCAAGTGGTGGTCAACCTTTAGCGATTACGGATTGTTTGAACTATGGTTCTCCAGATAAACCAGAAGTATTCTGGGAGTTATCGTACTCAGCTGATGGAATTGCTAAAGCATGTGAAATGTTGGAAAAACCTGTGATCTCAGGAAATGTTTCTCTATATAACGAGACAGATGGCCAAGCGATCTATCCAACGCCGATGATCGGTATGGTCGGATTGATCGAAGCCCACGAACATATCACTACCCAAGAGTTCAAACAAGCAGGAGATGTGATCTATGTGATCGGCCAGACGTTTGCAGACTTTAACGGCAGCGAATTACAAAAGCTGCAGCTAGGTAGGATCGAAGGAATGGTGGAGCATTTTGATCTAACTACCGAAAAAGAAAACCAAACCTTGATGTTAGAAGCAATCAAAGCTGGACTGATCCAAAGTGCGCATGACTGTGCAGAAGGTGGGTTAGCGGTGGCTATTGCGGAATCAGCGTTCACAAATGGTTTCGGTGTTTCAACGAGAGTTGATCTGCCAGCTGCTCATCTGTTTTCTGAATCACAATCGCGTTTTATTGTATCTGTAACAAAAGAAAACCAACAAGCCTTTGAAACATTAGCTGGTGAGCGTGGGACACTTCTTGGTCACGTAACGGAAGAAAAACAATTGGTGATACAAGCAAATGATGGAAGAGTTGACTTGGCAGTCGCTTCGGCGAAACAGTCTTGGGAGGAAGCAATCGAATGTCTTATGAAGTAAGAAGCATCAATGAAGAATGTGGAGTGTTCGGTGTTTGGGGACATCCTCAAGCTGCCAATGTCACTTACTTTGGTTTGCATAGTTTGCAGCATCGTGGGCAAGAAGGTGCTGGCATCGTATCAAATGATGATGGGAAATTATATGGTCACCGTGATCTTGGGCTTCTTTCAGAGGTATTCAAAGATCCAAGAAAACTAGCAGCTTTATCTGGACAAGCAGCGATCGGTCACGTTCGCTATGCTACCGCAGGCAATGGCAGTGTGGATAATATCCAACCTTTTTTATTCAAATTTTACGATCAATCGATTGGGTTGGCTCATAATGGCAATCTGACGAATGCTCGCTCTTTACGGACGTCTTTAGAAAAAGATGGTGCCATCTTTCATTCAAATTCAGATACAGAGATCTTGATGCATTTGATCCGTCGTAGTAACGAAGAAACGTTTTTAGACAGATTAAAGGAAGCCTTGGCTGAGGTAAAAGGCGGATTTGCTTACTTATTACTGACAGAAGACGCGATGGTTGCGGCACTAGACCCTAATGGTTTTCGCCCATTAGCCATTGGTCAAATGAAAAATGGCGCATATGTCATTACTTCTGAAACCTGTGCGCTGGAAGGGATCGGTGCGCGGTTTGTACGTGATGTCTTGCCAGGAGAAATCGTGATCATCAATGATGATGGCTATACGATCGAGCAATACACGACAGATACTCAATTGGCGATTTGTTCCATGGAATATATTTACTTTGCACGTCCGGATTCTGATATTGCAGGGATCAATGTGCATACAGCACGTAAAAATATGGGGAGACGTTTAGCGGCTGAAGCGCCGATCGAAGCAGATATGGTGGTTGGTGTGCCCAATTCTTCGTTGTCAGCAGCCAGTGGTTATGCTGAAGCAAGTGGTATCCCATATGAAATCGGCTTGGTGAAAAATCAATATGTGGCACGTACGTTCATCCAACCAACCCCAGAATTAAGAGAACAAGGTGTGCGGATGAAACTTTCTGCGGTTCGGGGCGTTGTGGAAGGGAAAAAAATCATTATGGTCGATGATTCGATCGTTCGCGGCACTACCAGCCGAAGAATCGTCAATCTATTAAAAGAAGCTGGAGCAAAGGAAGTCCATGTGCGGATCGCATCTCCACCATTGAAATATCCATGTTTTTACGGGATCGACATCCAAACGAGAAAAGAACTGATCGCAGCGAATCATTCCATCGAAGAGATCAGAGAATGTATCGGCGCAGATTCGTTGGATTTCTTGAGTGAAGAAGGCTTGATTGGAGCAATCGGCCTACAAAAAGATTCCCCTTATTCAGGGTTATGTATGGCTTATTTCAACGGCGATTATCCGACACCGCTATATGACTACGAAGAAAAATACCAAGAATCTTTAAAAGAAAAAGTATCTTTTTTTTAAACGGAGCAAATGAAAGGAGCAAGTAATCAAATGGGTAATGCTTATGCAAAAGCGGGTGTGGATGTAGAAGCGGGGTATGAAGTCGTGGATCGCATCAAAAAACATGTGAAGAAAACAGAAAGAATCGGTGTGATGGGTGCATTAGGAGGCTTTGGTGGCTGCTTTGACCTTAGTGGATTCCAATTAAAAGAACCTGTCTTAGTTTCCGGGACAGACGGTGTGGGTACTAAGTTAGCTGTAGCTATCGCCGCAGATCGCCATGAAACGATCGGTATCGATTGTGTCGCGATGTGTGTCAATGATATTTTGGCACAAGGGGCAGAACCTTTATACTTTTTAGATTATTTGGCAACAGGTAAAAATGACCCAGAACGTCTAGAAAAAGTCGTATCAGGCGTTGCTACTGGTTGTGTTTCAGCAAACATGGCATTGATCGGTGGCGAAACAGCAGAAATGCCAGGTATGTATCAAGGGGACGATTATGATCTGGCAGGTTTTGCGGTAGGGATTGCGGAAAAAGCGCAATTGATTACTGGTCAATCGATCACAACAGGTGATATCTTGCTAGGTTTGCCTTCTAGTGGCATCCATTCCAATGGGTACTCTTTGGTTCGTAAAATCTTTTTTGAACAGCAAGGTTTTTCATTAGAAGAAACGATCGAAAGGTTGGATACCTCTTTGGCAGATGTGTTGCTTGAACCGACAAAAATCTATGTTTCGACTTTATTACCATTAATCAAAAAAGAGAAGATCAAAGGTGCCGCACATATTACAGGTGGTGGGTTCATTGAGAATATTCCGCGGATGTTGCCAGAAAATGTTGCTGCCCGCATCGATCTAGGCACATGGCCAGTTTTACCGATCTTCGATTGTTTGCAAAAGTATGGTGAGATCCCTGCACATGAAATGTATGAGATCTTTAACATGGGCATTGGAATGGTCATTGCAGTTTCTCCTGAACATGCGAGTGAAATCATTGATCAAATCCGTAAATCTGGCGAAGAAGTCTATCAAATCGGGCAAGTCGTACCGTTTGAGGAGCAAAAAGTCGTGATCGCAGAGGGGAAAAAATGAAGATTGCCGTCTTTGCTTCAGGAAATGGCAGTAACTTTCAAGCGCTGGTCGATTATTTTAAAAAGAACCGACTTTCTGCGACAATCGAGTGGTTGTTTTGTGATCAGCCACATGCCTATGTTTTACAACGGGCAAAAAAAGCGCAAGTTCCGAGCACCTGTTTTTCACCGAAAGAGTTTGCATCCAAAACGGAGTACGAACAAGCGATCCTTGAAGAATTAGCAAACCGAGAGATTGATTTGATCGTACTGGCAGGCTATATGCGAATCGTTGGTGAAGGCTTACTGTCAACTTATGAAAATAAAATGATCAATATCCATCCTTCGTTATTACCGAATTTTCCCGGTCTTCATGGGATTCGCGATGCTTTTGAAGCAGGCGTGAAGGAAACAGGTGTGACTGTCCATTATATCGATCGTGGGGTGGATACTGGACCAATCATTCGTCAGGAAAAAGTGATGATCGAAAAAGAAGATACATTAGCTACATTGGAACAAAAAATCCATCAGATCGAACATCAGATCTTTCCAGAAGTGATTGCAAATATAGTAAATATGGGAGATGTAAAAAAATGACAAGAGCGTTAATAAGTGTTTCAGATAAGACTGGGGTCATTGACTTTGCGAAAGGACTACGTGCTGCCGATATAGAGATCATTTCCACAGGTGGAACTAAAACAGCTTTGGAAGAAGCAGGAATCGAAACCATTTCTATCGATGAAGTGACTGGTTTTCCTGAGATGATGGATGGCCGAGTAAAAACTTTACATCCAAAAATCCACGGAGGATTATTAGGGCGTCGCGATAGTGAAAGCCATATGGAGGCAATGGAAAAAGAAGCCATCCAACCAATCGATATTGTCTGTGTCAACCTTTATCCATTCAAGGAAACGATCTTAAAACCAGAAACGACCGAAGCAGATGCGATCGAAAATATTGATATCGGTGGACCGAGCATGTTGCGAAGTGCTGCAAAAAATCATGCTTTCGTAACAGCCATCGTTGATCCCGTTGATTATGCGATCGTTTTAGCAGAAATCCAGCAAGAAGGTCACACGAGCCTTGAGACACGTAGAAAGTTAGCAGCAAAAGTTTTTCGTCATACGGCTGCTTATGATGCGTTGATTGGTCAATATCTCACAGAAGCTGTGGGTGAAAAAGATCCTGAGAATCTAACCCTTACTTATACGCGCAAACAAGACCTTCGCTATGGCGAGAATAGCCATCAAGAAGCAGCATTTTATCAAGCGGCTTTACCAACGAGTTATTCGATTGCAAGTGCGGAACAATTGCACGGTAAGGAACTTTCTTTCAATAATATTCGTGATGCGGATGCTGCGTTACGTATCATGAGAGAGTTCACGGAACCAACTGTCGTTGCGTTGAAACATATGAATCCATGTGGGATCGGAAGTGGCGAGACGATTTTCTCTGCGTGGGAAGCTGCTTATGCTGCTGATCCAGTATCGATCTTTGGCGGCATTATCGTATTGAATCGGGAAGTCGATTTGGTTAGTGCACAAGCAATGACTCAATTGTTTTTAGAAATCATTATCGCTCCTAGTTACAGTGAAGAGGCCCTAGCTGTACTGAAAACGAAGAAAAATCTCCGTCTGTTGCAAGTCGATTTCTCGAATGTGGAAGGAAATGCTAACGAAATGGTCTCTGTCTTAGGAGGTTTACTGGTCCAACAAGATGATCGTGCAATGGAAGAACCAGAAAGTTGGACCGTAGTCACCGATCGTCAACCCACCAAAGAAGAGCAAGCAGCGATGGCTTTTGCTTGGAAAGCGGTCAAACATGTGAAATCAAATGCGATCGTCGTTGCAAATCAACAGCAAACCCTCGGTATTGGTGCCGGCCAAATGAATCGTGTGGGTTCGGTCAAGCTTGCGATCGAACAAGCTGGTGCTAAAGCCGAAACAGCCGCGCTTGCAAGTGATGCTTACTTCCCAATGGATGACTCTGTCGAATACGCTGCGAAGCATGGCATCAAAGCAATCATCCAGCCGGGAGGAAGTATCAAAGATCAAGCCTCGATCGATATGGCAAACAAGTATGGTATCGCAATGGTATTTACCGGCGTGCGTCATTTTAGACATTAAGAAGGAGCGGATAAAATGAAGTGTTTAGTGATTGGCTCGGGCGGGCGAGAACATGCGATAAGCAAAAAACTTTTAGCTAGTCCATTAGTTGAAGCTGTGTATTGCGCACCTGGAAATGCAGGAATGAAAAAAGATGGGGTTCACTTGGTGGATCTTGTTGAAACGGATCATGAAGGATTGATCGAATTTGCTCGAGCTGAAGGGATCGCCTGGACATTTGTTGGTCCAGAAATCCCTCTACTCAATGGGATCGTTGATGATTTTCAAGCGGAAGGATTAGCGATTTTTGGCCCAACAAAAGCTGCAGCCTTAATTGAAGGTTCAAAGAGCTTTGCCAAAGAGTTGATGGCACGTCAAGGTATTCCTACTGCAGAGTCACAAACGTTTACCCGTTTTGCCGAAGCGAGAGAATACATTGAAGCAAAAGGCGCACCGATCGTTATCAAAGCAGACGGATTAGCTGCTGGTAAAGGGGTCGTTGTGGCGGAAACCCTCGAAGCCGCTGTCGAAGCCGCTTCAGAGATGCTAGAAAATGATCGGTTTGGTGCTAGTGGGCAGAAAATCGTCGTGGAAGAGTTCTTGTCAGGAGAAGAGTTCTCTTTACTTGCTTTTGTCCGAGATAAAGAAGTTTATCCCATGGTGATCTCGCAAGACCATAAGCGAGCGTATAATGGGGATAAAGGTCCTAATACTGGCGGAATGGGCGCTTATACACCTGTGCCGCAAATCCCTCAAACCATGGTTGATCAGGCTGTCGAAAAAGTATTGAAACCAGCAGTGCGAGGGATGAAAGAGATAGGGTGTTCATTTACTGGTATTTTATATGCAGGGCTGATTGCCACAGCAGAAGGACCAAAAGTAATCGAATTCAACGCTCGGTTTGGTGATCCTGAGACGCAAGTTGTGTTGCCACGACTTAAAAGTGATCTAGCGGAAATCATTGACCGCCTATTAACAGGAAGGGCAGTCGAGTTAACATGGGAGACAGAAGGAGTTTGCTTAGGTGTAGTCGTTGCGGCAGAAGGCTATCCAGGAAAATACCAAAAAGGAGCCTTGCTTCCAGATTTTTCAGCTGATCCAGATGTGGCCGTCTATTATGCGGGGGTAGAGGAACAAGCGAAAGAACTGGTAGGTGCAGGGGGACGGATCTATTTGGTGGAAGCGAGTGGTCAGACAATCGAAGAAGCGCAAGAAAAAATATACTCTGTTTTAAAAGTCAAGAATACTGAACGTACATTCTATCGGACGGATATCGGCTCAAAAGCCTTGGTACAAAAGTAAAAGTCACATAAAGAAATAAAACTATTTTTTGCAGAAACGGAAAAATAGTTTTATTTTTTTTGAAGCCTTTTCATGATGGTTATGGTAAAATCGAGTTGCTAAGAAAGGATGAGATTTGATGAAAAAGATTCGTTTAGGGACTTCCGACCAGCTCGTATCCTCCGTCATTTTAGGTTGTATGCGTTTGAATGGTTCTGAGCAACCTGAAAAAGTGATTGAAGCAGCTTTTGAAAATGGCATCAACTTTTTTGACCATGCGGATATTTACGGTGGTGGGGACTGTGAAACAATTTTTGCTCAAGCGTTAGCAAAAACTTCGCTAAAACGTGATGAATTATTTATCCAAACGAAATGCGGGATCGTACCAGGAAAGATGTTTGATTTCTCAAAAAAACACATCATTCAATCGGTTGAAGATAGCTTGCGTCGATTAGATATGGAATACGTTGATGCCTTGTTACTTCATCGTCCAGACACGCTCGTTGAACCCGAAGAAGTGGCGGAAGCGTTTGATGAGTTGGAGCGATCTGGCAAGGTTC is part of the Enterococcus mundtii genome and harbors:
- the purC gene encoding phosphoribosylaminoimidazolesuccinocarboxamide synthase, encoding MEKQNLLYEGKAKRMFNTNDETVLWVEYLDQVTALNGGMKDQMQGKAELNNQITSAIFEYLSNQGIKNHFIEKLSKTEQLIKKRSIILLEVVVRNISAGSFSKRLGVEEGQVLPTPIVEFYYKKDELDDPFINDAHVGFLELATPEEIAELKKQALQINDHLIELFKKINLRLVDFKVEFGRTATGEIELADEISPDTCRLWDLTTKEHMDKDVYRRKIGNIIPVYQEVLDRLNQLSLENKGE
- the purS gene encoding phosphoribosylformylglycinamidine synthase subunit PurS; this translates as MYFVKVYVTYKDSVLDPQGEAVKNAVHRLGYDNIEDIRIGKYFEIQVSASEEEVEATIEAICDRLLANVNMETYRYEINKMEEV
- the purQ gene encoding phosphoribosylformylglycinamidine synthase subunit PurQ; translated protein: MKFAVIVFPGSNCDADLLWAIRDVMGAEADYVRYDESSLEGYDGVLIPGGFSYGDYLRCGAIARFSTIMDEVIRFAEEGKPVFGTCNGFQVLTEAGLLPGVLRRNDSLRFICKSASLKVNNQTSFTSEYDKNEVIQLPVAHGEGNYFCDEETLQELIDNNQIVFTYEGENLNGSVANIAGITNKAGNVLGMMPHPERAMEALLGSEDGKRFFASLLKNFGKVTA
- the purL gene encoding phosphoribosylformylglycinamidine synthase subunit PurL, whose amino-acid sequence is MKTMMEPTALEIKEQKIYTQWGLTDEEYRMIEEDILGRMPNYTETGLFSVMWSEHCSYKNSKPILRKFPTSGPNVLQGPGEGAGIVDIGDGQAVVFKAESHNHPSAVEPYEGAATGVGGIIRDIFSMGARPIALLDSLRFGELDNPRTKYLLEEVVAGIGGYGNCIGVPTVGGEIAFDPCYEGNPLVNAMCVGLIDHKDIQKGQASGVGNSIMYVGAKTGRDGIHGATFASEEFSQEEEQQRSAVQVGDPFMEKLLLEACLELILDHSDILVGIQDMGAAGLVSSSSEMASKAGSGLVLTLDDVPQRESQMTPYEMMLSESQERMLICVKAGSEARVQALFQKYDLDAVTIGKVTDDGQYRLYHHGKEVANLPVDALAEDAPVYQKEMVEPERMAKFRELGQYQPVISDPNEVLTALLKQPTIASKRSIYETYDSRVQTNTVVAPGSDAAVLRIRGTKKALAMTTDCNARYIYLDPEIGGQIVVAEAARNIVASGGQPLAITDCLNYGSPDKPEVFWELSYSADGIAKACEMLEKPVISGNVSLYNETDGQAIYPTPMIGMVGLIEAHEHITTQEFKQAGDVIYVIGQTFADFNGSELQKLQLGRIEGMVEHFDLTTEKENQTLMLEAIKAGLIQSAHDCAEGGLAVAIAESAFTNGFGVSTRVDLPAAHLFSESQSRFIVSVTKENQQAFETLAGERGTLLGHVTEEKQLVIQANDGRVDLAVASAKQSWEEAIECLMK
- the purF gene encoding amidophosphoribosyltransferase — its product is MSYEVRSINEECGVFGVWGHPQAANVTYFGLHSLQHRGQEGAGIVSNDDGKLYGHRDLGLLSEVFKDPRKLAALSGQAAIGHVRYATAGNGSVDNIQPFLFKFYDQSIGLAHNGNLTNARSLRTSLEKDGAIFHSNSDTEILMHLIRRSNEETFLDRLKEALAEVKGGFAYLLLTEDAMVAALDPNGFRPLAIGQMKNGAYVITSETCALEGIGARFVRDVLPGEIVIINDDGYTIEQYTTDTQLAICSMEYIYFARPDSDIAGINVHTARKNMGRRLAAEAPIEADMVVGVPNSSLSAASGYAEASGIPYEIGLVKNQYVARTFIQPTPELREQGVRMKLSAVRGVVEGKKIIMVDDSIVRGTTSRRIVNLLKEAGAKEVHVRIASPPLKYPCFYGIDIQTRKELIAANHSIEEIRECIGADSLDFLSEEGLIGAIGLQKDSPYSGLCMAYFNGDYPTPLYDYEEKYQESLKEKVSFF
- the purM gene encoding phosphoribosylformylglycinamidine cyclo-ligase, which produces MGNAYAKAGVDVEAGYEVVDRIKKHVKKTERIGVMGALGGFGGCFDLSGFQLKEPVLVSGTDGVGTKLAVAIAADRHETIGIDCVAMCVNDILAQGAEPLYFLDYLATGKNDPERLEKVVSGVATGCVSANMALIGGETAEMPGMYQGDDYDLAGFAVGIAEKAQLITGQSITTGDILLGLPSSGIHSNGYSLVRKIFFEQQGFSLEETIERLDTSLADVLLEPTKIYVSTLLPLIKKEKIKGAAHITGGGFIENIPRMLPENVAARIDLGTWPVLPIFDCLQKYGEIPAHEMYEIFNMGIGMVIAVSPEHASEIIDQIRKSGEEVYQIGQVVPFEEQKVVIAEGKK
- the purN gene encoding phosphoribosylglycinamide formyltransferase, whose protein sequence is MKIAVFASGNGSNFQALVDYFKKNRLSATIEWLFCDQPHAYVLQRAKKAQVPSTCFSPKEFASKTEYEQAILEELANREIDLIVLAGYMRIVGEGLLSTYENKMINIHPSLLPNFPGLHGIRDAFEAGVKETGVTVHYIDRGVDTGPIIRQEKVMIEKEDTLATLEQKIHQIEHQIFPEVIANIVNMGDVKK
- the purH gene encoding bifunctional phosphoribosylaminoimidazolecarboxamide formyltransferase/IMP cyclohydrolase, encoding MTRALISVSDKTGVIDFAKGLRAADIEIISTGGTKTALEEAGIETISIDEVTGFPEMMDGRVKTLHPKIHGGLLGRRDSESHMEAMEKEAIQPIDIVCVNLYPFKETILKPETTEADAIENIDIGGPSMLRSAAKNHAFVTAIVDPVDYAIVLAEIQQEGHTSLETRRKLAAKVFRHTAAYDALIGQYLTEAVGEKDPENLTLTYTRKQDLRYGENSHQEAAFYQAALPTSYSIASAEQLHGKELSFNNIRDADAALRIMREFTEPTVVALKHMNPCGIGSGETIFSAWEAAYAADPVSIFGGIIVLNREVDLVSAQAMTQLFLEIIIAPSYSEEALAVLKTKKNLRLLQVDFSNVEGNANEMVSVLGGLLVQQDDRAMEEPESWTVVTDRQPTKEEQAAMAFAWKAVKHVKSNAIVVANQQQTLGIGAGQMNRVGSVKLAIEQAGAKAETAALASDAYFPMDDSVEYAAKHGIKAIIQPGGSIKDQASIDMANKYGIAMVFTGVRHFRH
- the purD gene encoding phosphoribosylamine--glycine ligase — translated: MKCLVIGSGGREHAISKKLLASPLVEAVYCAPGNAGMKKDGVHLVDLVETDHEGLIEFARAEGIAWTFVGPEIPLLNGIVDDFQAEGLAIFGPTKAAALIEGSKSFAKELMARQGIPTAESQTFTRFAEAREYIEAKGAPIVIKADGLAAGKGVVVAETLEAAVEAASEMLENDRFGASGQKIVVEEFLSGEEFSLLAFVRDKEVYPMVISQDHKRAYNGDKGPNTGGMGAYTPVPQIPQTMVDQAVEKVLKPAVRGMKEIGCSFTGILYAGLIATAEGPKVIEFNARFGDPETQVVLPRLKSDLAEIIDRLLTGRAVELTWETEGVCLGVVVAAEGYPGKYQKGALLPDFSADPDVAVYYAGVEEQAKELVGAGGRIYLVEASGQTIEEAQEKIYSVLKVKNTERTFYRTDIGSKALVQK